A genomic segment from Phragmites australis chromosome 6, lpPhrAust1.1, whole genome shotgun sequence encodes:
- the LOC133920919 gene encoding 3-ketoacyl-CoA thiolase 2, peroxisomal-like, with protein sequence MEKAIDRQRVLLAHLLPSSSSSSSQPQLAASACAAGDSAAYQRSSSFGDDVVVVAAYRTPICKAKRGGFKDTYPEDLLTVVLKAVLDNTRINPAEISDIVVGTVLGPGSQRANECRMAAFYAGFPENVPVRTVNRQCSSGLQAVADVAAAIKAGFYDIGIGAGLESMSINSVAWEGQVNPKISEFQKAQDCLLPMGITSENVAHRYGVTRQEQDQAAAESHRRAAAATASGKFKDEIVPVPTKIIDPKTGEEKKVVISVDDGIRPGTTASGLAKLKPVFKKDGSTTAGNSSQVSDGAGAVLLMKRSVALKKGLPILGVFRSFAAVGVDPAVMGVGPAVAIPAAVKSAGLEIEDIDLFELNEAFASQFVYCCNKLGLDRSKVNVNGGAIALGHPLGATGARCVATLLNEMKRRGRDCRFGVVTMCIGSGMGAAAVFERGDMVDELSNVRQKQSHNFLSRDAK encoded by the exons GCGTCGGCGTGCGCGGCCGGGGACAGCGCCGCCTACCAGAGGAGCTCCTCCTTTGGAGAcgatgtcgtcgtcgtcgc CGCATACCGGACGCCAATATGCAAGGCCAAGCGAGGAGGTTTCAAGGACACATACCCGGAGGACCTACTCACCGTTGTGCTCAAG GCTGTTCTGGACAACACTAGAATCAATCCGGCTGAAATAAGTGACATTGTAGTTGGGACGGTGTTAGGTCCAGGTTCGCAGCGGGCAAATGAGTGCAGGATGGCTGCTTTCTATGCTGGATTCCCTG AAAACGTTCCCGTTAGAACTGTCAACCGGCAATGTTCATCTGGGTTACAGGCTGTAGCTGATGTTGCTGCTGCTataaaagctggtttttatGACATAG GGATTGGTGCAGGTTTGGAATCCATGTCAATAAATTCCGTTGCTTGGGAAGGACAAGTAAACCCAAAA ATAAGTGAATTCCAGAAAGCACAGGACTGTCTTCTGCCCATGGGAATTACTTCTGAAAATGTTGCTCATCGATATGGTGTAACCAGGCAAGAGCAAGATCAGGCTGCT GCCGAGTCTCATAGGAGGGCTGCCGCAGCTACGGCTTCAGGAAAGTTCAAGGATGAGATTGTCCCAGTGCCTACAAAG ATCATTGACCCCAAAAccggagaggaaaagaaagttGTGATATCAGTTGATGATGGAATTAGGCCGGGGACTACGGCATCTGGATTGGCAAAGCTTAAACCAGTTTTTAAAAAGGATGGAAGTACAACTGCAG GCAATTCTAGTCAAGTGAGTGATGGTGCTGGAGCTGTTCTTCTCATGAAGAGATCTGTAGCTTTGAAGAAAGGGCTTCCTATTCTTGGTGTTTTCAG gagctttgcAGCTGTTGGAGTGGATCCAGCTGTTATGGGTGTTGGTCCTGCTGTAGCAATCCCCGCTGCAGTGAAGTCTGCTGGCCTCGAAATTGAAGACATTGACCTCTTTGAACTGAATGAG GCATTTGCCTCTCAGTTTGTCTATTGCTGCAACAAACTGGGACTGGACCGTTCCAAAGTAAATGTAAATGGAGGTGCGATTGCCCTTGGACACCCTCTGGGTGCAACAG GTGCCCGGTGTGTGGCTACTCTTCTGAATGAAATGAAGCGCCGGGGCCGAGACTGCAGATTTGGTGTTGTCACCATGTGCATTG GATCTGGAATGGGCGCTGCAGCTGTGTTTGAACGGGGAGACATGGTGGACGAGCTCTCCAACGTGCGGCAGAAACAGTCACACAATTTTCTATCTAGGGATGCAAAGTAG